A part of Aegilops tauschii subsp. strangulata cultivar AL8/78 chromosome 2, Aet v6.0, whole genome shotgun sequence genomic DNA contains:
- the LOC109746556 gene encoding F-box protein At5g65850-like, with protein MRRRRRRQRAPSLESADIIREILLKLPTRSVTRCRCVPRLWRDVVADPTFRRLHAEAEAAGHLPVTSEALLVMETREDCKPDEASFFCVSSSKTTPMPHRVVIPSGYSLSSVCNGLLCFALDSAAEVPAFICNPLTGETAILPMAASKWHRKGPTIYHQFALGFSPSTKEYKLFRSRKTTFHCASLLSPWQHHNRLGVPKQKDNISSVNCCFHCADTNENITYVLSYLKLPASINTRTPLGNAGSNPP; from the coding sequence ATGCGGAGGAGGCGAAGGCGACAACGAGCTCCGTCGCTGGAATCCGCAGACATTATCCGGGAGATCCTGCTCAAGCTGCCCACCAGGAGCGTCACTCGCTGCCGCTGCGTCCCCAGGCTCTGGCGCGATGTCGTCGCCGACCCCACCTTCCGCAGACTCCacgccgaggccgaggccgccggcCACCTCCCCGTCACGTCGGAGGCCCTGCTCGTCATGGAGACCCGTGAGGATTGCAAGCCCGACGAGGCCAGTTTCTTCTGCGTCTCCTCGTCCAAGACAACGCCCATGCCCCACCGAGTCGTCATCCCCAGCGGCTACAGCCTCTCCAGCGTGTGCAATGGCCTACTTTGCTTCGCCCTCGACTCCGCCGCCGAGGTGCCGGCATTCATCTGCAACCCTCTTACGGGCGAGACGGCGATCCTTCCCATGGCGGCGTCCAAGTGGCACCGGAAAGGCCCTACCATCTACCATCAGTTCGCCTTGGGGTTCAGTCCTTCCACCAAGGAGTACAAGCTGTTCCGAAGCAGAAAGACAACATTTCATTGTGCCAGCCTGCTCTCACCTTGGCAACACCACAATCGCCTTGGTGTGCCGAAGCAGAAAGACAACATTTCGAGCGTAAATTGTTGCTTTCATTGTGCCGACACGAATGAAAACATCACGTATGTGCTGAGTTATCTCAAACTGCCGGCAAGTATCAACACGAGAACACCTCTTGGCAATGCAGGATCGAACCCGCCATAG